The Rhopalosiphum maidis isolate BTI-1 chromosome 1, ASM367621v3, whole genome shotgun sequence genome has a segment encoding these proteins:
- the LOC113560183 gene encoding protein Gawky isoform X6 produces MDDIVCATKVTLPSNLSCNNALSLSTEWCNVIDKADHFAVIARNKITGVVVGGGAGSLCHSRQSSPSFVLHLPTIPLNWSVISSSTFRFTRDPPSHQQTQDLYGTMVTASDVDSSTRGGTGKRTLLACYSGAHIKDVTTTISFRVKSNCSTSDNDSDDQSAMYKTIPFNKLYVDPIAQYKRNWGISTVCRLLGGGETTLASGNGTATAGWGNPGTTQVPASVTGTSNWNTSPLVDGQSPPNAVSNGPWQQSPQSSSTSSNNTSQTSNIGNKGQSSNPGSSSGNGTISTSQATNQQNTTSWAQAAGKNLPASSVPQVTGNSSTTTTTASTTSGAVSNPQSSNSPPTNGGNGATNSSTKQQLEQINTMREALYAQDGWGGQHVNQDSQWDVPHSPEPNTKDGPLTGLTGGPGWSKVNNGTDLWEATLRNGGQPPIQIPVQNVSKTPWGHTPASNIGGTWGEDDDVSSVSGAEANTGNWGINPTTTMSNQWGQGQPPPQGPGGPMWGGPPKKDIGPEGQSWNSGNTAWNDLNRPPGSIDQGPHRRDILPNGIVDHSRGIGSDARGGISGRLNGTLSGGGAGMEPMWGGPPPHHMQHHVQPPSVGPPPSVIATPGAKLGQGPVPVINQWSGPPPPKDLNPMNNNNKGNGWEEPSPTDHRRNLLNYDDGTSLWGNTQTRPNVPGGGLLSTQHNMSKHWGKADMAAAVAAAAGRNNNGSGNMGNQCPPGVPPNRAGMPPSKMVDQQQLWPGNPRNGTWGDVGGGSQHDLNVAGPWGEDKMGLSGNAGGPWPNSEWGPGPKSKNSWGDCGNNDMDQSSWGQKNIGQKNQNKDYIWQSKSYRILAEMGVKKEDVEAVTRSYNISMEEALEFLMSTRGPGGGGLDSWNTHSGRGQHPDDQNPFDRSNINQQRFNSQQLPFAVPSIGNNSNQQQAMLQKILAQQQPPAQQNTMQQQYSQGGGSRQMQNQPTAQQLRMLVQQIQMAVQAGYLNHQILNQPLAPQTLIMLNQLLQQIKILQQNVQIQAAVANNPKSGPAMVTAAIAINKARQQIASLQNQIANNQAMHMKAQAHQNQSNFSGLSGLMGGQVGDFFKNDPLTLLQSGFSDLAMNKDSQMSGQGFQTSQQSRLNQWKLPNLDKDDLGMGNDFSRAPGANSKSTPGNTSPTFNSLLSQGDGTWTNVGARSDSGWPDNAEDNKDIWPNNGSNSQSNSTSSAFATDLVPEFEPGKPWKGNQMKNIEDDPTITPGSVVRSPLSLAATIKDSNNSDLFNSGGKTSPTNSQSTVDMPLTPLSLSSSTWSFNPPPSSTQSSFTSPLGKVNGPKNNWADNNPGSDLWGGVLGSSGKSRGPPPGLTGSSNKAGNAPNNGWPRWPSNNTSSWQSSSNNVASTWLLLRNLTQQIDGSTLKTLCIQHGPLLNFHMYLNHGIALAKYSTREEANKAQGALNNCVLGNTTIFAESPTDAEVQMLLTHLSGGGGNTSGNNSAQQQQQQQQQQQPNWNNGRNGNIGNSQGQQGSDTWANNQLWGGNNSGPPGNTSSLWGAGADQIDPHRTTPSSLNSFMPGDLLGSETM; encoded by the exons ATG gaTGATATTGTGTGTGCCACAAAAGTTACCTTACCATCCAACTTAAGTTGTAATAATGCTTTGTCTTTAAGTACAg aatgGTGTAATGTCATTGATAAGGCTGATCACTTTGCTGTAATAGCAAGAAATAAGATTACCGGGGTGGTAGTTGGAGGAGGAGCTGGCTCCCTCTGCCATTCCCGACAATCATCACCATCGTTTGTGTTGCATTTGCCCACCATCCCCCTAAATTGGTCTGTGATATCCAGCTCAACATTTAGATTTACTAGAGATCCTCCGTCCCATCAACAAACACAG gaTTTGTATGGTACGATGGTAACTGCCAGTGACGTTGATAGTTCTACAAGGGGGGGAACTGGAAAACGAACCTTGCTGGCTTGCTACTCTGGTGCTCACATTAAAGATGTTACTACTACTATTAGTTTTAGGGTTAAGTCTAATTGTTCAACAAGTGATAATGACAGTGATGATCAAAGCGCAATGTACAAAACCATTCCATTTAACAAACTTTATGTTGATCCGATCGCACAGTACAAACGAAATTGGGGTATTTCCACTGTATGTCGTTTGTTAGGAGGTGGTGAAACAACTCTGGCATCTGGTAACGGTACAGCTACAGCTGGTTGGGGAAATCCCGGCACTACACAAGTACCCGCATCTGTCACTGGTACTTCGAACTGGAATACAAGTCCACTTGTTGATGGCCAATCTCCACCAAATGCTGTCTCTAATGGCCCTTGGCAACAAAGCCCTCAGTCCTCTAGTACCAGCTCAAATAATACTAGTCAAACATCTAACATag gtaataaaggACAAAGTTCAAACCCTGGATCATCAAGCGGCAATGGTACTATATCTACATCACAGGCTACTAATCAACAAAATACTACATCATGGGCTCAGGCAGCTGGAAAAAATCTACCTGCCTCTTCAGTACCTCAGGTTACTGGTAATTCATCAACAACAACTACTACAGCTAGCACTACTTCAGGCGCAGTTTCTAATCCTCAATCTAGTAATTCACCTCCAACAAATGGTGGGAATGGAGCTACTAACTCCTCAACTAAACAACAATtggaacaaataaatacaatgcgAGAAGCTTTATATGCTCAAGATGGATGGGGTGGCCAACATGTTAATCAAGATAGTCAGTGGGATGTTCCGCATAGTCCAGAACCTAATACTAAGGATGGACCATTAACAGGATTAACTGGTGGTCCTGGATGGAGCAAAGTCAATAATGGTACAGATTTGTGGGAAGCAACTTTACGAAATGGTGGACAACCTCCTatacaa attccAGTACAAAATGTATCTAAAACCCCTTGGGGACATACTCCAGCGTCCAATATTGGCGGTACTTGGGGTGAAGATGATGATGTTAGTAGTGTAAGTGGAGCAGAAGCAAATACAGGCAATTGGGGCATTAATCCAACTACTACTATGAGCAATCAGTGGGGTCAAGGACAACCTCCTCCACAGGGACCTGGTGGTCCAATGTGGGGAGGGCCTCCTAAGAAAGACATTGGACCTGAAGGTCAATCCTGGAATTCTGGCAATACTGCATGGAATGATCTCAATCGGCCACCAGGATCTATTGATCAGGGTCCTCATCGTCGAGACATTTTACCAAATGGAATTGTTGATCatag caGAGGAATTGGTAGTGATGCTCGGGGTGGTATAAGTGGTCGTTTGAATGGTACTTTATCAGGTGGTGGTGCTGGTATGGAACCTATGTGGGGTGGACCACCACCACATCACATGCAACATCATGTTCAACCTCCATCAGTTGGACCACCACCTTCAGTTATAGCTACACCAGGTGCAAAACTTGGACAAGGACCTGTGCCAG TAATTAATCAGTGGTCAGGACCACCACCACCCAAAGATTTAAATCCTatgaataacaacaacaaaggAAATGGATGGGAAGAACCTTCACCCACAGATCACAGgcgcaatttattaaattatgatgatgGCACATCTTTGTGGGGAAATACTCAAACTAGGCCCAATGTGCCTGGCG gtggTTTATTGAGCACTCAACACAATATGAGTAAACATTGGGGTAAAGCTGATATGGCTGCTGCAGTGGCTGCTGCAGCTGGTAGGAATAATAATGGTTCTGGTAATATGGGTAATCAATGCCCCCCAGGTGTTCCACCAAATAGGGCAGGTATGCCACCTAGCAAAATGGTTGATCAACAACAGTTATGGCCTGGAAATCCAAG aaatggtACATGGGGTGATGTTGGTGGAGGAAGTCAACATGATTTGAATGTTGCTGGTCCTTGGGGTGAAGATAAAATGGGTTTAAGTGGAAATGCAGGTGGTCCTTGGCCAAATTCTGAATGGGGACCAGGtcctaaatctaaaaattcatgGGGTGATTGTGGTAACAATGATATGGATCAAAGTTCTTGGGGACAGAAGAATATT ggacaaaagaatcaaaataaagattatataTGGCAAAGTAAATCATACAGAATTCTTGCTGAAATGGGAGTCAAG aaAGAGGATGTTGAAGCAGTTACacgttcttataatattagtatggaAGAAGCATTAGAGTTTTTGATGTCTACTAGAGGTCCTGGAGGAGGAGGTTTAGATTCATGGAATACACATAGTGGTCGTGGCCAACATCCAGATGATCAAAATCCATTTGATCGatctaatattaatcaacAACGATTCAACTCACAACAACTACCTTTTGCTGTGCCATCT attGGAAATAATTCTAACCAACAACAAGCCATGCTACAGAAAATATTAGCCCAACAGCAGCCACCTGCACAACAAAATACAATGCAACAACAATATTCTCAG gGTGGCGGTTCAAGGCAAATGCAAAATCAACCTACCGCACAACAGTTAAGAATGTTAGTGCAACAAATTCAAATGGCTGTGCAAGCAGGATATTTAAATCACCAAATACTAAATCAGCCATTGGCACCACAGACATTAATTATGCTTAATCAGTTACTGCAGCAGATCAAAATTTTGCAACAGAATGTTCAAATACAAGCAGCCGTTGCTAATAATCCTAAATCTGGCCCTGCCATGGTGACAGCTGCAATAGCCATCAATAAAGCCCGGCAACAAATAGCATCACTACAA AATCAAATTGCTAATAATCAAGCCATGCATATGAAAGCACAAGCCCACCAAAATCAGTCCAACTTTTCTGGTTTATCTGGTTTAATGGGTGGTCAGGTCGGTGATTTCTTCAAAAATGATCCGTTAACACTTTTACAATCAGGTTTTTCTGATTTAGCAATGAATAAAGATTCTCAAATG AGTGGACAAGGATTCCAAACAAGTCAACAATCAAGGTTAAACCAGTGGAAATTACCTAATTTAGATAAAGATGATTTAGGAATGGGCAACGATTTTAGCAGAGCACCAGGAGCCAATTCTAAATCTACTCCTGGAAATACTTCTCCTACCTTCAATTCATTACTCAGCCAAGGAGACGg tacttGGACTAATGTTGGTGCTCGTTCTGATAGTGGATGGCCAGACAATGCTGAGGACAATAAAGATATTTGGCCCAATAATGGATCAAACTCTCAGTCTAATTCTACGTCATCCGCATTTGCTACTGATCTTGTGCCCGAATTTGAACCAGGAAAACCGTGGAAg GGTAATcagatgaaaaatattgaagatgATCCTACTATTACACCTGGTTCAGTAGTGCGTAGTCCACTATCATTAGCAGCCACAATTAAAGACTCAAATAATTCAGACTTGTTCAACAGTGGTGGAAAGACTTCACCAACTAATTCTCAATCAACAGTTGATATGCCATTAACACCTTTGTCTCTTTCATCTTCAACTTGGAGTTTTAATCCACCTCCTTCATCTACACAATCATCATTTACTAG tcCACTAGGAAAAGTGAATGgaccaaaaaataattgggCTGATAATAATCCTGGAAGTGATCTTTGGGGTGGTGTTTTAGGATCAAGTGGTAAGTCTCGTGGACCACCACCTGGACTGACTGGAAGTTCCAACAAAGCAGGAAATGCACCTAATAATGGTTGGCCTCGATGGCCTTCCAATAATACTTCATCATGGCAATCCTCATCTAATAATGTAGCTAGTACATGGCTATTACTAAGAAACTTAACACaacaa attgATGGATCAACATTAAAAACTCTTTGCATTCAACATGGACCATTGTTGAATtttcatatgtatttaaatcatgGAATAGCATTAGCCAAATATTCAACTAGAGAAGAAGCTAACAAG GCTCAAGGAGCGTTGAACAATTGTGTACTTGgcaatacaacaatatttgcTGAATCACCTACAGATGCTGAAGTACAAATGCTACTTACACATCTGAGTGGTGGTGGGGGCAACACAAGTGGCAACAATTCTgctcaacaacaacaacagcaacaacaacaacaacaaccgAACTGGAATAATGGCCGGAACGGAAATATCGGCAACTCTCAGGGGCAACAGGGTTCAGATACTTGGGCCAATAATCAACTGTGGGGTGGCAACAACTCTGGACCTCCTGGTAATACATCCTCTCTTTGGGGGGCTGGAGCTGACCAAATTGATCCACACCGCACCACTCCATCAtctttaaattcttttatGCCTGGCGATCTTTTAGGTAGTGAAACAATGTAA
- the LOC113560183 gene encoding protein Gawky isoform X1 produces the protein MRFAFVDVFALNYRVGRLKRRPHSQASVYTNSCDTIQSDCIKHILSSASHTYKEEIKTNGNKSLMDDIVCATKVTLPSNLSCNNALSLSTEWCNVIDKADHFAVIARNKITGVVVGGGAGSLCHSRQSSPSFVLHLPTIPLNWSVISSSTFRFTRDPPSHQQTQDLYGTMVTASDVDSSTRGGTGKRTLLACYSGAHIKDVTTTISFRVKSNCSTSDNDSDDQSAMYKTIPFNKLYVDPIAQYKRNWGISTVCRLLGGGETTLASGNGTATAGWGNPGTTQVPASVTGTSNWNTSPLVDGQSPPNAVSNGPWQQSPQSSSTSSNNTSQTSNIGNKGQSSNPGSSSGNGTISTSQATNQQNTTSWAQAAGKNLPASSVPQVTGNSSTTTTTASTTSGAVSNPQSSNSPPTNGGNGATNSSTKQQLEQINTMREALYAQDGWGGQHVNQDSQWDVPHSPEPNTKDGPLTGLTGGPGWSKVNNGTDLWEATLRNGGQPPIQIPVQNVSKTPWGHTPASNIGGTWGEDDDVSSVSGAEANTGNWGINPTTTMSNQWGQGQPPPQGPGGPMWGGPPKKDIGPEGQSWNSGNTAWNDLNRPPGSIDQGPHRRDILPNGIVDHSRGIGSDARGGISGRLNGTLSGGGAGMEPMWGGPPPHHMQHHVQPPSVGPPPSVIATPGAKLGQGPVPVINQWSGPPPPKDLNPMNNNNKGNGWEEPSPTDHRRNLLNYDDGTSLWGNTQTRPNVPGGGLLSTQHNMSKHWGKADMAAAVAAAAGRNNNGSGNMGNQCPPGVPPNRAGMPPSKMVDQQQLWPGNPRNGTWGDVGGGSQHDLNVAGPWGEDKMGLSGNAGGPWPNSEWGPGPKSKNSWGDCGNNDMDQSSWGQKNIGQKNQNKDYIWQSKSYRILAEMGVKKEDVEAVTRSYNISMEEALEFLMSTRGPGGGGLDSWNTHSGRGQHPDDQNPFDRSNINQQRFNSQQLPFAVPSIGNNSNQQQAMLQKILAQQQPPAQQNTMQQQYSQGGGSRQMQNQPTAQQLRMLVQQIQMAVQAGYLNHQILNQPLAPQTLIMLNQLLQQIKILQQNVQIQAAVANNPKSGPAMVTAAIAINKARQQIASLQNQIANNQAMHMKAQAHQNQSNFSGLSGLMGGQVGDFFKNDPLTLLQSGFSDLAMNKDSQMSGQGFQTSQQSRLNQWKLPNLDKDDLGMGNDFSRAPGANSKSTPGNTSPTFNSLLSQGDGTWTNVGARSDSGWPDNAEDNKDIWPNNGSNSQSNSTSSAFATDLVPEFEPGKPWKGNQMKNIEDDPTITPGSVVRSPLSLAATIKDSNNSDLFNSGGKTSPTNSQSTVDMPLTPLSLSSSTWSFNPPPSSTQSSFTSPLGKVNGPKNNWADNNPGSDLWGGVLGSSGKSRGPPPGLTGSSNKAGNAPNNGWPRWPSNNTSSWQSSSNNVASTWLLLRNLTQQIDGSTLKTLCIQHGPLLNFHMYLNHGIALAKYSTREEANKAQGALNNCVLGNTTIFAESPTDAEVQMLLTHLSGGGGNTSGNNSAQQQQQQQQQQQPNWNNGRNGNIGNSQGQQGSDTWANNQLWGGNNSGPPGNTSSLWGAGADQIDPHRTTPSSLNSFMPGDLLGSETM, from the exons gagGAAATAAAGACAAACGGAAATAAGAGCTTGATG gaTGATATTGTGTGTGCCACAAAAGTTACCTTACCATCCAACTTAAGTTGTAATAATGCTTTGTCTTTAAGTACAg aatgGTGTAATGTCATTGATAAGGCTGATCACTTTGCTGTAATAGCAAGAAATAAGATTACCGGGGTGGTAGTTGGAGGAGGAGCTGGCTCCCTCTGCCATTCCCGACAATCATCACCATCGTTTGTGTTGCATTTGCCCACCATCCCCCTAAATTGGTCTGTGATATCCAGCTCAACATTTAGATTTACTAGAGATCCTCCGTCCCATCAACAAACACAG gaTTTGTATGGTACGATGGTAACTGCCAGTGACGTTGATAGTTCTACAAGGGGGGGAACTGGAAAACGAACCTTGCTGGCTTGCTACTCTGGTGCTCACATTAAAGATGTTACTACTACTATTAGTTTTAGGGTTAAGTCTAATTGTTCAACAAGTGATAATGACAGTGATGATCAAAGCGCAATGTACAAAACCATTCCATTTAACAAACTTTATGTTGATCCGATCGCACAGTACAAACGAAATTGGGGTATTTCCACTGTATGTCGTTTGTTAGGAGGTGGTGAAACAACTCTGGCATCTGGTAACGGTACAGCTACAGCTGGTTGGGGAAATCCCGGCACTACACAAGTACCCGCATCTGTCACTGGTACTTCGAACTGGAATACAAGTCCACTTGTTGATGGCCAATCTCCACCAAATGCTGTCTCTAATGGCCCTTGGCAACAAAGCCCTCAGTCCTCTAGTACCAGCTCAAATAATACTAGTCAAACATCTAACATag gtaataaaggACAAAGTTCAAACCCTGGATCATCAAGCGGCAATGGTACTATATCTACATCACAGGCTACTAATCAACAAAATACTACATCATGGGCTCAGGCAGCTGGAAAAAATCTACCTGCCTCTTCAGTACCTCAGGTTACTGGTAATTCATCAACAACAACTACTACAGCTAGCACTACTTCAGGCGCAGTTTCTAATCCTCAATCTAGTAATTCACCTCCAACAAATGGTGGGAATGGAGCTACTAACTCCTCAACTAAACAACAATtggaacaaataaatacaatgcgAGAAGCTTTATATGCTCAAGATGGATGGGGTGGCCAACATGTTAATCAAGATAGTCAGTGGGATGTTCCGCATAGTCCAGAACCTAATACTAAGGATGGACCATTAACAGGATTAACTGGTGGTCCTGGATGGAGCAAAGTCAATAATGGTACAGATTTGTGGGAAGCAACTTTACGAAATGGTGGACAACCTCCTatacaa attccAGTACAAAATGTATCTAAAACCCCTTGGGGACATACTCCAGCGTCCAATATTGGCGGTACTTGGGGTGAAGATGATGATGTTAGTAGTGTAAGTGGAGCAGAAGCAAATACAGGCAATTGGGGCATTAATCCAACTACTACTATGAGCAATCAGTGGGGTCAAGGACAACCTCCTCCACAGGGACCTGGTGGTCCAATGTGGGGAGGGCCTCCTAAGAAAGACATTGGACCTGAAGGTCAATCCTGGAATTCTGGCAATACTGCATGGAATGATCTCAATCGGCCACCAGGATCTATTGATCAGGGTCCTCATCGTCGAGACATTTTACCAAATGGAATTGTTGATCatag caGAGGAATTGGTAGTGATGCTCGGGGTGGTATAAGTGGTCGTTTGAATGGTACTTTATCAGGTGGTGGTGCTGGTATGGAACCTATGTGGGGTGGACCACCACCACATCACATGCAACATCATGTTCAACCTCCATCAGTTGGACCACCACCTTCAGTTATAGCTACACCAGGTGCAAAACTTGGACAAGGACCTGTGCCAG TAATTAATCAGTGGTCAGGACCACCACCACCCAAAGATTTAAATCCTatgaataacaacaacaaaggAAATGGATGGGAAGAACCTTCACCCACAGATCACAGgcgcaatttattaaattatgatgatgGCACATCTTTGTGGGGAAATACTCAAACTAGGCCCAATGTGCCTGGCG gtggTTTATTGAGCACTCAACACAATATGAGTAAACATTGGGGTAAAGCTGATATGGCTGCTGCAGTGGCTGCTGCAGCTGGTAGGAATAATAATGGTTCTGGTAATATGGGTAATCAATGCCCCCCAGGTGTTCCACCAAATAGGGCAGGTATGCCACCTAGCAAAATGGTTGATCAACAACAGTTATGGCCTGGAAATCCAAG aaatggtACATGGGGTGATGTTGGTGGAGGAAGTCAACATGATTTGAATGTTGCTGGTCCTTGGGGTGAAGATAAAATGGGTTTAAGTGGAAATGCAGGTGGTCCTTGGCCAAATTCTGAATGGGGACCAGGtcctaaatctaaaaattcatgGGGTGATTGTGGTAACAATGATATGGATCAAAGTTCTTGGGGACAGAAGAATATT ggacaaaagaatcaaaataaagattatataTGGCAAAGTAAATCATACAGAATTCTTGCTGAAATGGGAGTCAAG aaAGAGGATGTTGAAGCAGTTACacgttcttataatattagtatggaAGAAGCATTAGAGTTTTTGATGTCTACTAGAGGTCCTGGAGGAGGAGGTTTAGATTCATGGAATACACATAGTGGTCGTGGCCAACATCCAGATGATCAAAATCCATTTGATCGatctaatattaatcaacAACGATTCAACTCACAACAACTACCTTTTGCTGTGCCATCT attGGAAATAATTCTAACCAACAACAAGCCATGCTACAGAAAATATTAGCCCAACAGCAGCCACCTGCACAACAAAATACAATGCAACAACAATATTCTCAG gGTGGCGGTTCAAGGCAAATGCAAAATCAACCTACCGCACAACAGTTAAGAATGTTAGTGCAACAAATTCAAATGGCTGTGCAAGCAGGATATTTAAATCACCAAATACTAAATCAGCCATTGGCACCACAGACATTAATTATGCTTAATCAGTTACTGCAGCAGATCAAAATTTTGCAACAGAATGTTCAAATACAAGCAGCCGTTGCTAATAATCCTAAATCTGGCCCTGCCATGGTGACAGCTGCAATAGCCATCAATAAAGCCCGGCAACAAATAGCATCACTACAA AATCAAATTGCTAATAATCAAGCCATGCATATGAAAGCACAAGCCCACCAAAATCAGTCCAACTTTTCTGGTTTATCTGGTTTAATGGGTGGTCAGGTCGGTGATTTCTTCAAAAATGATCCGTTAACACTTTTACAATCAGGTTTTTCTGATTTAGCAATGAATAAAGATTCTCAAATG AGTGGACAAGGATTCCAAACAAGTCAACAATCAAGGTTAAACCAGTGGAAATTACCTAATTTAGATAAAGATGATTTAGGAATGGGCAACGATTTTAGCAGAGCACCAGGAGCCAATTCTAAATCTACTCCTGGAAATACTTCTCCTACCTTCAATTCATTACTCAGCCAAGGAGACGg tacttGGACTAATGTTGGTGCTCGTTCTGATAGTGGATGGCCAGACAATGCTGAGGACAATAAAGATATTTGGCCCAATAATGGATCAAACTCTCAGTCTAATTCTACGTCATCCGCATTTGCTACTGATCTTGTGCCCGAATTTGAACCAGGAAAACCGTGGAAg GGTAATcagatgaaaaatattgaagatgATCCTACTATTACACCTGGTTCAGTAGTGCGTAGTCCACTATCATTAGCAGCCACAATTAAAGACTCAAATAATTCAGACTTGTTCAACAGTGGTGGAAAGACTTCACCAACTAATTCTCAATCAACAGTTGATATGCCATTAACACCTTTGTCTCTTTCATCTTCAACTTGGAGTTTTAATCCACCTCCTTCATCTACACAATCATCATTTACTAG tcCACTAGGAAAAGTGAATGgaccaaaaaataattgggCTGATAATAATCCTGGAAGTGATCTTTGGGGTGGTGTTTTAGGATCAAGTGGTAAGTCTCGTGGACCACCACCTGGACTGACTGGAAGTTCCAACAAAGCAGGAAATGCACCTAATAATGGTTGGCCTCGATGGCCTTCCAATAATACTTCATCATGGCAATCCTCATCTAATAATGTAGCTAGTACATGGCTATTACTAAGAAACTTAACACaacaa attgATGGATCAACATTAAAAACTCTTTGCATTCAACATGGACCATTGTTGAATtttcatatgtatttaaatcatgGAATAGCATTAGCCAAATATTCAACTAGAGAAGAAGCTAACAAG GCTCAAGGAGCGTTGAACAATTGTGTACTTGgcaatacaacaatatttgcTGAATCACCTACAGATGCTGAAGTACAAATGCTACTTACACATCTGAGTGGTGGTGGGGGCAACACAAGTGGCAACAATTCTgctcaacaacaacaacagcaacaacaacaacaacaaccgAACTGGAATAATGGCCGGAACGGAAATATCGGCAACTCTCAGGGGCAACAGGGTTCAGATACTTGGGCCAATAATCAACTGTGGGGTGGCAACAACTCTGGACCTCCTGGTAATACATCCTCTCTTTGGGGGGCTGGAGCTGACCAAATTGATCCACACCGCACCACTCCATCAtctttaaattcttttatGCCTGGCGATCTTTTAGGTAGTGAAACAATGTAA